A section of the Oncorhynchus gorbuscha isolate QuinsamMale2020 ecotype Even-year linkage group LG04, OgorEven_v1.0, whole genome shotgun sequence genome encodes:
- the LOC124033285 gene encoding polyubiquitin-like: protein MELTITLLNGNSLPLTVPPHTTVGSLKSLIQQHFEVATTKQRLLGVNVNNISLSDDSKTLSDCGLHSGSKVMVLITEPAPIQVFLKNERGQTHTYDVVPGETVTQFKAKVQNKEAVPANQQRLIHEGRQLEDGQMLENYNIRNQSTIYLTLRLRGG, encoded by the coding sequence ATGGAACTCACTATAACGCTTTTGAACGGGAACTCACTTCCCCTGACAGTTCCGCCACACACCACCGTGGGGTCTCTCAAGAGTTTGATTCAACAACACTTTGAAGTGGCCACAACAAAGCAGAGGCTGTTAGGCGTCAATGTGAACAACATCAGTCTTAGCGATGATTCAAAAACTTTGAGCGACTGTGGCCTGCATTCAGGATCTAAAGTGATGGTGCTGATTACGGAGCCCGCACCTATCCAGGTGTTCCTGAAAAACGAAAGgggccagacacacacatatgATGTGGTGCCTGGTGAGACTGTAACCCAGTTCAAAGCCAAGGTACAAAACAAGGAGGCAGTCCCTGCCAACCAACAGAGGCTGATTCATGAGGGTAGGCAGCTCGAGGATGGCCAGATGCTGGAGAACTACAACATCAGAAATCAAAGCACCATCTATCTGACGCTCCGTCTaagaggaggctga
- the LOC124033286 gene encoding polyubiquitin-like, translated as MELTITLLNGNSLPLTVPPHTTVGSLKSLIQQHFEVATTKQRLLGVNGNNISLSDDSKTLSDYGLHSGSKVMVLITEPAPIQVFLKNERGQTHTYDVVPGETVTQFKAKVQNKEAVPANQQRLIHEGRQLEDGQMLENYNIRNQSTIYLTLRLRGG; from the coding sequence ATGGAACTCACTATAACGCTTTTGAACGGGAACTCACTTCCCCTGACAGTTCCGCCACACACCACCGTGGGGTCTCTCAAGAGTTTGATTCAACAACACTTTGAAGTGGCCACAACAAAGCAGAGGCTGTTAGGTGTCAATGGGAACAACATCAGTCTCAGCGATGATTCAAAAACTTTGAGCGACTATGGCCTGCATTCAGGATCTAAAGTGATGGTGCTGATTACGGAGCCCGCTCCTATCCAGGTGTTCCTGAAAAACGAAAGgggccagacacacacatatgATGTGGTGCCTGGTGAGACTGTAACCCAGTTCAAAGCCAAGGTACAAAACAAGGAGGCAGTCCCTGCCAACCAACAGAGGCTGATTCATGAGGGTAGGCAGCTCGAGGATGGCCAGATGCTGGAGAACTACAACATCAGAAATCAAAGCACCATCTATCTGACGCTCCGTCTaagaggaggctga